Proteins encoded in a region of the Rhizobium sp. CC-YZS058 genome:
- a CDS encoding ArnT family glycosyltransferase, with protein sequence MTSRRAALLILVVTAYRILMLALDRTDLFVDEAQYWMWSRALAFGYYSKPPMIAWTIHATTALGGFQSLFWIRLSSPLLHAATAALLIALAGRLTGSDRIAGWTGAGFITLPGVALSSIFISTDTALLFFYALAMLLTVRLAECRSQPEETRTSLPLAGGLGLSIGLGLLSKYAMVYFPATAALAAWRLPQARIGWRHAAFAALLALVVLSPNLIWNAHHGGATLRHTSDNIGWTGLNLHIGKALEFLAAQFGVVGPVLFGAMIVGLCRVARRSGNPVERQLVLLSWPIIGLIVGQALMSRAYANWAATAYVAGIVLATLTLTNGWQRGLRASLAINGAVTLALPLLAAFPQTTVPGGQTPILARYLGRSALSETLAARAKQAGLTTIVAGNRDILADLVYTLRDRPFTIRARPTGAPPLNAYEQDMTYDPARDAPRVLLITEKPFACASEGTATLPPIQPTTGYLRGRTLFLSAASARCLIP encoded by the coding sequence ATGACGTCGCGTCGCGCCGCGCTGCTCATTCTCGTGGTGACCGCCTACCGGATCCTGATGCTCGCCCTCGACCGGACGGACCTTTTCGTCGATGAGGCGCAATATTGGATGTGGTCGCGCGCGCTTGCCTTCGGCTATTATTCCAAGCCACCAATGATCGCCTGGACGATTCACGCGACGACCGCACTCGGCGGATTTCAGTCGCTGTTCTGGATTCGCCTCTCCTCCCCCCTGCTGCACGCCGCCACTGCCGCCTTGCTCATCGCGCTCGCCGGCCGGCTGACCGGATCGGACCGGATCGCCGGCTGGACCGGCGCCGGCTTCATCACCCTGCCCGGCGTGGCGCTCTCGTCGATCTTCATCTCGACCGATACCGCCCTTTTGTTCTTCTACGCGCTGGCCATGCTTCTGACGGTGCGTCTGGCCGAGTGCCGCAGCCAGCCGGAGGAGACGCGGACCAGCCTTCCGCTCGCCGGTGGGCTGGGCCTCTCCATCGGCCTTGGGCTGCTGTCGAAATATGCCATGGTCTATTTCCCCGCGACGGCGGCGCTTGCGGCCTGGCGTCTGCCGCAGGCGCGCATCGGCTGGCGGCATGCAGCCTTCGCAGCGCTTTTGGCGCTCGTCGTCCTCAGTCCCAACCTCATCTGGAACGCCCATCATGGCGGCGCAACGCTGCGACACACCTCGGACAATATCGGCTGGACCGGCCTGAACCTCCACATCGGCAAGGCGCTGGAGTTCCTCGCCGCGCAGTTCGGTGTCGTCGGCCCGGTCCTTTTCGGCGCGATGATCGTCGGCCTCTGCCGGGTCGCGCGGCGAAGCGGGAACCCGGTCGAGCGCCAGCTCGTGCTCCTCTCCTGGCCGATCATCGGTTTGATCGTCGGCCAGGCCCTGATGTCCCGCGCCTATGCCAACTGGGCGGCCACGGCCTATGTCGCCGGCATCGTCCTCGCGACTCTCACACTCACGAACGGGTGGCAGCGCGGGCTGAGGGCCAGCCTCGCGATCAACGGCGCGGTCACGCTCGCCCTGCCGCTGCTGGCCGCCTTTCCGCAGACGACAGTGCCCGGCGGCCAGACCCCGATCCTTGCCCGCTACCTCGGACGCTCGGCCTTGAGCGAAACCCTGGCCGCGCGGGCGAAACAGGCGGGCTTGACCACGATCGTCGCCGGAAACCGCGACATCCTGGCCGATCTCGTCTACACGCTGCGCGACCGGCCCTTCACGATCCGCGCGCGCCCGACCGGTGCGCCGCCGCTCAACGCCTATGAACAGGACATGACCTATGATCCGGCACGCGACGCGCCGCGCGTGCTGCTGATCACCGAGAAGCCCTTTGCCTGTGCCTCAGAGGGGACGGCGACGCTGCCGCCCATCCAGCCGACAACGGGCTACCTGCGCGGCCGGACGCTGTTTCTCTCGGCCGCCTCCGCTCGCTGCCTCATCCCCTGA
- a CDS encoding glycosyltransferase family 2 protein, translating into MPSSPALEEPLLASIVVPMRNEADNVALLIEEIEAACRDMAFEAILVDDGSSDETRTRVSEAMRGRPWLRLLSHPRSGGQSAAVHSGVLAARAPLICTLDGDGQNPPAEIPHLLAPFLVPDAPERLALVAGQRVARADTLSKRLASRIANAIRVRVLADSTRDTGCGLKAFRREAFLALPYFNHMHRYLPALFAAQGHAIAHVDVAHRARHAGASNYTNLQRALVGCYDLIGVVWLIKRRKTVRPEEQGQASCTTSSSSSVSTLPRTSHG; encoded by the coding sequence ATGCCGTCCTCGCCAGCGCTTGAAGAGCCGCTCCTTGCCAGCATCGTCGTTCCCATGCGCAACGAGGCGGACAATGTCGCGCTGCTGATCGAGGAGATCGAGGCGGCCTGCCGAGACATGGCCTTCGAGGCGATCCTGGTCGATGACGGCTCGAGCGACGAGACCCGCACGCGGGTGTCGGAGGCCATGCGGGGCCGACCCTGGCTCCGGCTCCTCAGCCATCCGCGCTCCGGCGGGCAATCGGCGGCCGTGCATTCCGGCGTGCTTGCCGCCCGCGCGCCGCTGATCTGCACGCTGGATGGCGACGGACAGAACCCGCCGGCCGAGATCCCGCATCTGCTTGCGCCCTTCCTGGTGCCGGACGCTCCGGAAAGGCTCGCGCTGGTCGCCGGGCAGCGAGTCGCCCGCGCCGACACGCTGTCGAAGCGGCTAGCCTCACGGATTGCCAATGCGATTCGCGTCCGCGTCCTCGCCGATTCCACGCGAGACACCGGCTGCGGTCTGAAGGCGTTCCGGCGTGAGGCCTTTCTGGCTCTTCCCTATTTCAATCACATGCATCGCTACCTGCCGGCCCTGTTTGCAGCACAGGGCCATGCGATCGCCCATGTCGACGTGGCGCATCGGGCGCGCCATGCCGGGGCGTCGAACTATACCAATCTGCAGCGGGCGCTGGTTGGGTGTTACGATCTCATCGGCGTCGTCTGGCTGATCAAGCGGCGCAAAACCGTTCGCCCCGAGGAACAAGGCCAAGCCTCATGCACGACATCCTCCTCTTCTTCGGTATCGACTCTGCCACGGACCTCGCATGGCTGA
- a CDS encoding calcium-binding protein, producing the protein MAVIKAQAVGRDGFNTSTDLLIGLLRQYTQFTTRPTEARFYTDADNETAFGGTGFKYVIKNGRLADVLAGTITSITVQVKGVETVAISDIGLSAARVFDFYKAGADVKEIEYLLGGADRITGTKVGDYIDGFRGNDTLNGGGGQDVLVGGQGDDVLTGGAGRDQFVFVGVARKLGTDVITDYHRSQGDTIDLSVFTMSFVGTDRFSGDHPELRFHKTAGKTYVEADTDGDGVKDFTIVLKGSFALTAHDFLL; encoded by the coding sequence ATGGCTGTCATCAAGGCGCAGGCTGTCGGACGGGACGGGTTCAACACGAGCACCGACCTGTTGATCGGGCTTCTTCGGCAGTACACGCAGTTCACGACGCGTCCGACCGAAGCCCGGTTCTATACGGATGCCGACAACGAAACGGCATTCGGCGGTACCGGTTTCAAATACGTCATCAAGAACGGCCGGTTGGCCGATGTTCTCGCCGGAACGATCACCAGCATCACGGTGCAGGTGAAGGGTGTCGAGACGGTCGCGATCAGCGACATCGGCCTCTCCGCTGCCAGGGTCTTCGACTTCTACAAGGCGGGCGCCGACGTGAAGGAGATCGAATACCTGCTGGGGGGCGCTGACAGGATCACCGGCACCAAGGTCGGCGATTATATCGATGGTTTTCGCGGCAATGACACGCTGAACGGCGGCGGTGGACAGGACGTTCTCGTGGGCGGGCAGGGCGATGATGTGCTCACCGGTGGCGCAGGGCGCGACCAGTTCGTCTTCGTCGGCGTCGCCAGGAAACTCGGAACCGACGTCATCACCGATTATCACCGCAGCCAGGGCGACACGATCGACCTGTCGGTGTTCACCATGTCCTTCGTCGGCACCGACAGATTCTCCGGCGACCATCCGGAACTGCGCTTTCACAAGACTGCGGGAAAGACCTATGTGGAAGCAGATACCGACGGAGACGGCGTCAAGGACTTCACCATTGTCCTCAAGGGAAGCTTTGCGCTGACGGCCCACGACTTCCTGCTGTGA
- the gatC gene encoding Asp-tRNA(Asn)/Glu-tRNA(Gln) amidotransferase subunit GatC, with amino-acid sequence MSVDLATVKRVARLARIAVDEEDANRMTGELNAILGFVEQLSEVDVSGVEPMTSVTPMAMKKRQDAVTDGGKADDIVANAPNSDRNFFLVPKVVE; translated from the coding sequence ATGTCCGTCGATCTCGCCACCGTCAAGCGCGTCGCGCGCCTCGCCCGCATCGCCGTGGACGAGGAGGATGCCAACCGGATGACGGGGGAACTCAACGCCATCCTCGGCTTCGTCGAGCAGCTGTCCGAGGTCGATGTCTCGGGTGTCGAGCCGATGACCTCCGTGACGCCGATGGCGATGAAGAAGCGCCAGGACGCGGTGACGGACGGCGGCAAGGCGGACGATATCGTCGCCAACGCCCCGAACAGCGACCGCAATTTCTTCCTGGTTCCGAAGGTCGTCGAATAG
- a CDS encoding GNAT family N-acetyltransferase, translating to MITVRTAFEREVPRLAEIGLIAWEQAILGAASQAERDGLRRVAQLAFLSFAGSGWSRIRVAEQGGQLLGWAACERPDGTVTDLWIRPEAQRQGIGSLLMTQIEAEIAADGFETAEVSSHADNRAAIAFFQQRGYRIAWLSTRYAQRLDRDVEQIGLRKALQEATRP from the coding sequence GTGATTACGGTGAGGACGGCTTTCGAGCGGGAGGTTCCGCGTCTTGCCGAGATCGGGCTTATCGCTTGGGAGCAGGCGATCCTCGGCGCCGCGTCGCAGGCCGAGCGCGATGGCCTGCGTCGCGTTGCGCAACTGGCCTTTCTCTCCTTTGCGGGATCAGGCTGGTCGCGCATAAGGGTCGCAGAACAGGGCGGCCAATTGCTCGGCTGGGCCGCCTGCGAGCGACCGGACGGGACGGTGACGGACCTCTGGATACGGCCGGAGGCCCAGCGGCAGGGCATCGGCAGCCTGTTGATGACGCAGATCGAGGCCGAGATTGCTGCCGATGGCTTCGAAACCGCCGAGGTGAGCTCGCATGCCGACAACCGCGCCGCCATCGCCTTCTTCCAGCAGCGCGGCTATCGCATTGCCTGGCTTTCGACCCGCTATGCTCAGCGGCTCGACCGCGATGTCGAACAGATCGGCCTTCGCAAGGCGCTGCAGGAAGCGACTCGCCCCTGA
- the gatA gene encoding Asp-tRNA(Asn)/Glu-tRNA(Gln) amidotransferase subunit GatA has protein sequence MTDLTRLTIAEARDALAKRETTALALTDAYLAAIDAANGALNAYVTVTPEKARAMAKASDERIAAGKAGPLEGIPLGIKDLFATEGVHTQACSHILDGFAPRYESTVTANLWADGAVMLGKLNMDEFAMGSSNESSYYGPVKNPWRAEGSNTDLVPGGSSGGSAAAVAAFLCAGATATDTGGSIRQPAAFTGTVGIKPTYGRCSRWGIVAFASSLDQAGPIARDVRDAAILLKSMASTDSKDTTSVDLPVPDYEKALGGSLKGMKIGIPKEYRVEGMPEEIEALWHKGIAWLKDAGAEIVDITLPHTKYALPAYYIVAPAEASSNLARYDGVRYGLRVDGKDIADMYEQTRAAGFGREVKRRIMIGTYVLSAGYYDAYYLRAQKVRTLIKRDFETVFDAGVDAILTPATPSSAFGIADQELAADPVKMYLNDIFTVTVNMAGLPGIAVPAGLDHKGLPLGLQLIGRPFEEETLFKTAHVIEQAAGRFSPTKWW, from the coding sequence ATGACCGACCTGACCCGCCTGACCATTGCCGAAGCCCGCGACGCCCTTGCCAAGCGCGAAACAACGGCTCTTGCGCTGACCGATGCCTATCTCGCCGCCATTGACGCCGCCAATGGTGCGCTGAACGCCTACGTCACCGTCACGCCGGAGAAGGCACGGGCCATGGCAAAGGCCTCGGACGAGCGGATCGCTGCCGGCAAGGCCGGTCCGCTGGAGGGCATTCCGCTCGGCATCAAGGACCTCTTCGCGACCGAAGGCGTCCATACCCAGGCCTGCAGCCACATTCTCGACGGCTTTGCACCGCGCTACGAATCGACCGTCACGGCCAATCTCTGGGCCGACGGCGCGGTCATGCTCGGCAAGCTGAACATGGACGAGTTCGCCATGGGCTCGTCGAACGAAAGCTCCTATTACGGCCCGGTGAAGAACCCCTGGCGCGCGGAAGGCTCGAACACCGATCTCGTGCCGGGCGGCTCGTCCGGTGGCTCGGCGGCTGCCGTTGCCGCCTTCCTGTGCGCCGGTGCCACCGCCACCGATACGGGCGGCTCCATCCGCCAGCCGGCCGCCTTCACCGGCACGGTGGGCATCAAGCCGACCTATGGCCGCTGCTCGCGTTGGGGCATCGTCGCTTTCGCCTCCTCGCTCGATCAGGCCGGACCGATCGCCCGCGATGTGCGCGACGCTGCCATTCTGCTGAAATCGATGGCCAGCACGGATTCCAAGGATACGACCTCGGTCGACCTGCCTGTTCCGGATTATGAGAAGGCGCTTGGCGGATCGCTGAAGGGCATGAAGATCGGCATTCCGAAGGAATACCGCGTCGAGGGCATGCCGGAGGAGATCGAGGCGCTCTGGCACAAGGGCATCGCCTGGCTGAAGGACGCCGGCGCGGAGATCGTCGACATCACGCTGCCGCACACGAAATATGCGCTGCCGGCCTATTACATCGTTGCTCCCGCGGAAGCCTCGTCCAACCTCGCCCGCTATGACGGCGTGCGCTACGGTCTGCGTGTCGACGGCAAGGACATTGCCGACATGTATGAGCAGACGCGTGCGGCCGGCTTCGGTCGCGAGGTCAAGCGCCGGATCATGATCGGCACCTATGTGCTCTCCGCCGGCTATTACGACGCCTACTACCTGCGGGCCCAGAAAGTGCGCACGCTCATCAAGCGCGATTTCGAAACCGTGTTCGATGCCGGGGTCGATGCGATCCTGACCCCGGCCACGCCGTCCTCGGCCTTCGGCATTGCCGACCAGGAACTGGCCGCAGATCCGGTGAAGATGTATCTGAACGACATCTTCACCGTGACCGTGAACATGGCCGGCCTGCCGGGCATCGCGGTACCGGCCGGGCTCGACCACAAGGGCCTGCCGCTCGGCCTGCAGCTGATCGGCCGCCCCTTCGAGGAAGAGACCCTGTTCAAGACCGCCCATGTGATCGAACAGGCCGCCGGTCGGTTCTCGCCGACCAAGTGGTGGTAA
- a CDS encoding AEC family transporter — protein MLVIFESILPVFLLVVLGAVLKRCRVMSGDQWDGMERLGFFVLFPALLFSTLARADFTGLQADATGLATIGSVTLMSLAVLAAWPPLRRRGVTPSAFTTIFQTSTRWNGFIALAAAHTLFGELGLTLTALVMTLLILPINIYNIAVLIWFGGGQRNFGAFVLRILSNPMILASLAGILVNRAGLGVYPPLMSAVEMMAGASLSLGLIMVGAGLRLGDALRPSLEALIGVVLKLVVMPVFMVGAGYLLGMRGDALGVVALGASVPTAMNGYILAKQMGGDAPLYAATATLQTVASFFTIPLILAATAYLSAG, from the coding sequence ATGCTCGTCATCTTCGAAAGCATTCTCCCCGTCTTCCTCCTGGTCGTGCTCGGGGCCGTGCTGAAGCGTTGCCGGGTCATGTCCGGCGATCAATGGGACGGCATGGAGCGGCTGGGATTCTTCGTCCTCTTTCCGGCCCTGCTCTTCTCCACCCTTGCCCGCGCCGATTTCACCGGGCTGCAGGCCGATGCGACGGGGCTCGCCACCATCGGCAGCGTCACGCTCATGTCGCTCGCCGTGCTCGCCGCCTGGCCGCCTCTGCGAAGGCGCGGGGTCACGCCGTCCGCCTTCACGACGATCTTCCAGACTTCGACGCGCTGGAACGGCTTCATTGCGCTTGCAGCCGCCCATACGCTGTTCGGCGAACTGGGTCTGACGCTCACGGCGCTGGTCATGACGCTGCTCATTCTGCCGATCAACATCTACAACATCGCCGTGCTCATATGGTTCGGTGGCGGACAGAGAAATTTCGGCGCCTTCGTGCTGCGCATCCTCTCCAATCCGATGATCCTCGCCTCGCTCGCCGGCATCCTCGTCAACCGAGCCGGTCTCGGCGTCTATCCGCCGCTGATGTCGGCGGTGGAAATGATGGCCGGAGCCTCGCTCAGCCTCGGCCTGATCATGGTCGGCGCCGGCCTGCGCTTGGGCGATGCGCTGCGACCGAGTCTCGAGGCGCTGATCGGCGTGGTGCTGAAGCTGGTGGTGATGCCGGTGTTCATGGTCGGGGCTGGCTATCTGCTCGGCATGCGCGGCGATGCGCTCGGCGTCGTGGCGCTCGGCGCCAGCGTTCCGACGGCGATGAACGGCTATATCCTCGCCAAGCAGATGGGGGGCGACGCACCGCTTTACGCCGCGACCGCGACGCTTCAGACGGTCGCGTCCTTCTTCACCATCCCTCTGATCCTGGCCGCGACGGCCTATCTCTCCGCCGGATAG
- a CDS encoding GNAT family N-acetyltransferase, which translates to MFFIRTATDRDLPQVQALLKETWHATYDAILGVEQVNALTAKWHDMASLKRRLATRDAEFVVADDGKQLAGMGYAAMASSEPNLAILHQLYVLPAHQGHGIGGDLVAELETCFPNASRMRLEVLSANARAIRFYQSLGFEQTATIENDAGTGQPAAVFEKDLPG; encoded by the coding sequence ATGTTCTTCATCCGCACCGCCACCGACCGCGACCTGCCGCAGGTCCAGGCGCTCCTGAAGGAGACCTGGCACGCGACCTATGACGCGATTCTCGGCGTGGAGCAGGTGAATGCCCTGACGGCCAAATGGCACGACATGGCCTCTCTCAAGCGTCGCCTCGCGACCCGCGATGCCGAGTTCGTCGTGGCGGATGACGGCAAGCAGCTGGCCGGCATGGGCTATGCCGCGATGGCGAGCTCGGAGCCGAACCTGGCGATCCTGCACCAGCTCTATGTTCTGCCTGCCCATCAGGGCCACGGCATTGGCGGCGATCTGGTGGCGGAGCTCGAGACCTGCTTTCCCAATGCCTCCCGGATGCGCCTCGAGGTCCTGAGCGCGAACGCCCGCGCCATCCGCTTCTACCAGAGCCTCGGCTTCGAGCAGACCGCGACGATCGAAAACGACGCCGGGACAGGGCAGCCGGCGGCCGTGTTCGAAAAGGACCTGCCAGGCTAG
- the gatB gene encoding Asp-tRNA(Asn)/Glu-tRNA(Gln) amidotransferase subunit GatB → MTIVDVRTPDPKRFIPGATGDWEVIIGMEVHAQVTSRSKLFSGASTEFGQPANANVSLVDAAMPGMLPVINEECVRQAVRTGLGLKAQINTRSIFDRKNYFYPDLPQGYQISQFKDPIVGEGTIVISLGPDRQGQFEDIEIGIERLHLEQDAGKSMHDQHPTMSYVDLNRSGVALMEIVSKPDMRSSDEAKAYMTKLRAIVRYLGTCDGNMDEGSMRADVNVSVRRPGEGFGTRCEIKNMNSIRFIGQAIEYEARRQIAILEDGGTIDQETRLFDPNKGETRSMRSKEDAHDYRYFPDPDLLPLEFDEAFVEALKHDLPELPDDKKARYVRELGLSIYDASVLVSEKAIADYFEAVAAGRDGKAAANWVINDLLGALNKAGKAIEETPVSPAQLGGILDLIKSEVISGKIAKDLFEIVFAEGGDPAEIVERRGMKQVTDTGAIEKAVDEIIAANPDQVAKVKAKPSLAGWFVGQVMKSTGGKANPQAVQALVKAKLGIEE, encoded by the coding sequence ATGACGATTGTCGATGTCCGCACCCCCGATCCGAAACGCTTCATCCCCGGTGCGACCGGCGATTGGGAGGTGATCATCGGCATGGAGGTGCATGCCCAGGTCACAAGCCGCTCCAAGCTCTTCTCCGGCGCCTCGACCGAGTTCGGCCAGCCGGCCAATGCGAATGTCTCGCTGGTCGATGCCGCCATGCCCGGCATGCTGCCGGTCATCAACGAGGAATGCGTCCGCCAGGCAGTGCGCACCGGTCTCGGGCTCAAAGCCCAGATCAACACGCGGTCGATCTTCGACCGGAAAAACTATTTCTATCCCGACCTGCCGCAGGGCTATCAGATCTCGCAGTTCAAGGATCCGATCGTCGGCGAAGGCACGATCGTCATCTCGCTCGGTCCCGACCGCCAGGGCCAGTTCGAGGATATCGAGATCGGCATCGAGCGGCTGCATCTGGAACAGGATGCCGGCAAGTCGATGCACGACCAGCACCCGACCATGTCCTATGTCGATCTCAACCGCTCCGGCGTGGCGCTGATGGAAATCGTTTCCAAGCCCGACATGCGCTCCTCGGACGAGGCCAAGGCTTATATGACCAAGCTGCGCGCGATCGTGCGCTATCTCGGCACCTGCGACGGCAATATGGACGAGGGTTCGATGCGCGCCGACGTCAACGTGTCCGTCCGCCGCCCGGGCGAAGGCTTCGGTACGCGCTGCGAGATCAAGAACATGAACTCGATCCGCTTCATCGGCCAGGCGATCGAATATGAGGCACGCCGGCAGATCGCCATTCTCGAGGATGGCGGCACGATCGATCAGGAGACGCGCCTTTTCGACCCGAACAAGGGCGAGACGCGCTCGATGCGCTCCAAGGAAGATGCGCATGACTACCGCTATTTCCCCGACCCCGATCTCCTGCCGCTCGAATTCGACGAGGCTTTCGTCGAGGCGCTGAAGCACGACCTGCCGGAACTGCCCGACGACAAGAAGGCGCGTTATGTCCGCGAGCTCGGGCTCTCGATCTACGACGCCTCGGTTCTCGTCTCGGAGAAGGCGATCGCCGATTATTTCGAAGCGGTCGCAGCGGGACGCGACGGCAAGGCGGCGGCGAACTGGGTCATCAATGACCTGCTGGGCGCCTTGAACAAGGCCGGAAAAGCCATTGAAGAGACTCCGGTTTCGCCCGCCCAGCTCGGCGGCATTCTCGATCTCATCAAGTCGGAAGTGATCTCCGGCAAGATCGCCAAGGATCTGTTCGAAATCGTCTTTGCCGAAGGCGGCGACCCGGCGGAGATCGTCGAACGCCGCGGCATGAAACAGGTGACCGATACCGGGGCGATCGAGAAGGCCGTGGACGAGATCATCGCCGCCAATCCCGATCAGGTCGCCAAGGTCAAGGCCAAGCCCTCGCTCGCCGGCTGGTTCGTCGGCCAGGTGATGAAGTCGACCGGCGGCAAGGCCAATCCGCAGGCGGTGCAGGCCTTGGTGAAGGCGAAGCTCGGCATCGAGGAGTAG
- a CDS encoding DUF6105 family protein, whose protein sequence is MKWFLLLWAGPIAFLAAWYTLSYYDMSFGLFILSRQGHDLVFSIYGSVLGMPPEAIPPLVARALALDTLLVFALMALRKRKRILAWLQARRSRQAQPSSASSADLAKSVSLSNAP, encoded by the coding sequence ATGAAGTGGTTTCTCCTTCTCTGGGCCGGGCCCATCGCGTTTCTGGCCGCCTGGTACACGCTCTCCTATTACGACATGAGCTTCGGGCTGTTCATCCTGTCCAGGCAGGGGCATGACCTCGTCTTTTCGATTTATGGCAGCGTGCTCGGCATGCCGCCGGAGGCGATCCCGCCGTTGGTCGCGCGCGCGCTGGCGCTCGATACGCTGCTGGTCTTCGCGCTGATGGCGTTGCGCAAGCGCAAGCGAATCCTCGCCTGGCTGCAGGCGCGGCGAAGCCGCCAGGCTCAGCCTTCGTCGGCCTCGTCCGCCGATCTTGCCAAAAGCGTCAGCCTGTCCAACGCGCCCTGA
- a CDS encoding lipid-A-disaccharide synthase N-terminal domain-containing protein: MHDILLFFGIDSATDLAWLIIGLFAQVMFSLRFIIQWLSSEREKRSVIPTAFWWFSLFGGLTLLAYGLHRREPVLIIGQAMGVVIYARNIVLIHKAERRERGEARSLLADR, encoded by the coding sequence ATGCACGACATCCTCCTCTTCTTCGGTATCGACTCTGCCACGGACCTCGCATGGCTGATCATCGGTCTCTTCGCGCAGGTCATGTTCTCGCTGCGCTTCATCATCCAGTGGCTGAGTTCGGAGCGGGAGAAGCGCTCGGTCATCCCCACCGCCTTCTGGTGGTTCTCGCTGTTCGGCGGGCTGACGCTGCTTGCGTATGGCCTGCATCGGCGTGAGCCGGTTCTGATTATCGGCCAAGCCATGGGCGTCGTCATCTATGCCCGCAACATCGTGCTGATCCACAAGGCCGAGCGCAGGGAGCGCGGCGAAGCCCGGTCGCTGCTTGCCGACCGCTGA
- a CDS encoding metal-dependent hydrolase produces the protein MNIRWLGHSAFRIDTAKAKILIDPFFTGNPAFDESTRKDAVAGVTTILLTHGHGDHVGDTVQIAAETGATVVANADLAAWLGSKGVKALEMGNTGGTIHLDGFSTTFVNALHSSAQITEDGVSHSLGNANGLVLHFEDEPTLYHMGDTDIFSDMALIEELHQPQIGLVPIGDRFTMGGAVAALACQRYFNFQTVLPCHYGSFPIIAQTPDTFVTAMDGVSTRVETPAVGGTVTL, from the coding sequence ATGAACATTCGCTGGCTCGGCCACTCCGCCTTTCGCATCGACACGGCAAAGGCCAAGATCCTGATCGACCCCTTCTTCACCGGCAACCCTGCCTTCGACGAATCGACGCGCAAGGACGCGGTCGCCGGCGTCACCACGATCCTCCTGACGCATGGCCACGGCGATCATGTCGGCGATACGGTGCAGATCGCGGCGGAAACCGGCGCGACGGTCGTCGCCAATGCCGATCTCGCCGCCTGGCTGGGCTCCAAGGGCGTCAAGGCGCTGGAAATGGGCAATACCGGCGGCACCATCCACCTGGACGGCTTCTCGACCACCTTCGTCAACGCCTTGCACTCTTCGGCCCAGATTACCGAAGATGGCGTGTCCCATTCGCTCGGCAATGCCAATGGTCTCGTGCTGCACTTCGAGGACGAGCCGACGCTCTATCACATGGGCGATACGGACATCTTCTCCGACATGGCACTGATTGAGGAGCTGCACCAGCCGCAGATCGGGCTCGTGCCGATCGGCGACCGCTTCACCATGGGCGGGGCCGTGGCGGCGCTCGCCTGCCAGCGCTACTTCAACTTCCAAACCGTGCTGCCGTGCCACTATGGCAGCTTCCCGATCATCGCCCAGACGCCGGACACCTTCGTCACCGCCATGGACGGCGTATCGACCAGGGTCGAGACGCCTGCCGTCGGTGGAACGGTCACGCTCTGA
- the ruvX gene encoding Holliday junction resolvase RuvX, which produces MSVLTIEALQATLPPRQAVAGLDLGTKTIGLAMSDLGRRFATPRPVLKRVKFGADAQALLAFAEREAIGAFIIGLPVNMDGSNGPRVQATRAFVRNMEALTALPFVYWDERLSTVAAERTLIAMDVSRAKRAERIDSAAAAFILQGALDRLTLLARSADEADEG; this is translated from the coding sequence ATGAGCGTTTTGACGATCGAAGCCCTGCAGGCCACGCTGCCGCCGCGCCAGGCCGTCGCCGGGCTCGATCTCGGGACCAAGACCATCGGCCTTGCCATGTCCGATCTCGGGCGGCGCTTCGCCACCCCGCGTCCGGTGCTCAAGCGCGTCAAGTTCGGCGCGGATGCGCAGGCGCTGCTGGCCTTCGCGGAGCGCGAGGCGATCGGCGCCTTCATCATCGGCCTGCCGGTCAACATGGATGGCTCGAACGGTCCGCGCGTTCAGGCGACCCGCGCCTTTGTGCGCAACATGGAGGCACTGACCGCCCTGCCCTTCGTCTACTGGGACGAGCGGCTCTCCACCGTCGCGGCGGAACGCACCTTGATCGCCATGGATGTCTCGCGCGCCAAGCGGGCCGAGCGAATCGATTCGGCGGCCGCAGCCTTCATCCTTCAGGGCGCGTTGGACAGGCTGACGCTTTTGGCAAGATCGGCGGACGAGGCCGACGAAGGCTGA